The Paenibacillus sp. RUD330 genome has a segment encoding these proteins:
- a CDS encoding thioredoxin family protein produces MALTEMNENTFLALGRIHRREALFFSTPLCGTCRVAEKLLEAAASIGGTVPVSKININFAPKLREKWRIRSVPALVILENGQPVETVYAMQSAAALFMKLKKPGIEA; encoded by the coding sequence ATGGCTTTGACGGAAATGAACGAAAACACCTTCCTCGCGCTTGGGCGCATCCACCGCAGGGAGGCTCTTTTCTTTTCGACCCCCCTATGCGGAACGTGCCGGGTGGCGGAGAAGCTGCTGGAAGCTGCCGCTTCCATCGGCGGCACAGTGCCGGTCAGCAAAATCAATATCAACTTCGCTCCGAAGCTGCGCGAGAAATGGCGGATCCGAAGCGTGCCCGCGCTTGTCATTCTGGAGAACGGCCAGCCGGTCGAGACCGTCTATGCGATGCAATCGGCGGCAGCGCTGTTTATGAAGCTGAAGAAACCGGGTATAGAAGCTTAA
- a CDS encoding zinc-dependent alcohol dehydrogenase: MKALTYQGRRKVEVKEVRDAKLQKKDDVLVRITTTAICGSDLHIFNGEIQGMYDDYVIGHEPMGIVEEVGPEVTSVKKGDRVIIPFNVSCGQCFFCQNQMESQCDNSNDNHDTGAYFGYSDTYGGFQGGQAELLRVPYGNFVPFKIPEDSELTDEQVVFLSDIIPTAYWGVDNAGVKKGDTVVILGCGPVGLLAQKFAWLKGAGRVIAVDHIKYRLEHARRTNNVETINFMETDNTGAYIKEITKGGAEVVIDCVGLDAQKSTLEKVETLLKLQGGSLSAFDLAVESVRKFGMIQLVGVYGATYNMFPLGRLFERNINLRMGQAPVIHYMPELYKQIKEGVFDPTDIITHRLPLSEAEHGYDVFDTKKEDCIKVVLKP; the protein is encoded by the coding sequence ATGAAAGCATTGACCTATCAGGGAAGACGCAAGGTCGAGGTCAAGGAAGTCAGAGATGCCAAGCTGCAAAAGAAGGACGACGTGCTCGTCCGGATCACGACAACGGCCATATGCGGCTCGGACCTGCATATTTTCAACGGCGAGATCCAGGGCATGTACGACGATTACGTCATCGGCCACGAACCGATGGGCATCGTGGAGGAAGTCGGCCCCGAGGTGACGAGCGTCAAGAAAGGCGACCGCGTCATCATTCCGTTCAACGTCAGCTGCGGTCAATGCTTCTTCTGCCAGAACCAGATGGAGAGCCAATGCGACAATTCCAACGACAACCACGATACAGGCGCCTACTTCGGCTACTCCGATACATATGGAGGGTTTCAGGGAGGGCAAGCCGAGCTGCTTCGCGTTCCTTACGGCAACTTCGTGCCCTTCAAAATTCCGGAGGACTCCGAGCTGACGGACGAGCAGGTCGTCTTCCTCTCCGACATCATTCCGACCGCCTACTGGGGCGTGGACAATGCCGGAGTGAAAAAAGGAGACACCGTCGTCATCCTCGGCTGCGGGCCGGTCGGCCTGCTGGCGCAGAAGTTCGCCTGGCTCAAGGGAGCTGGCCGCGTCATCGCCGTCGACCATATCAAATATCGGCTTGAGCACGCCCGCCGCACGAACAACGTAGAAACGATCAATTTCATGGAGACGGACAACACGGGCGCTTACATCAAGGAAATTACGAAGGGCGGAGCCGAGGTCGTCATCGACTGCGTCGGACTTGACGCGCAGAAGTCGACGCTCGAGAAGGTCGAGACGCTGCTCAAGCTGCAGGGCGGCTCGCTCAGCGCATTCGATCTCGCCGTCGAATCGGTCCGCAAGTTCGGCATGATCCAGCTCGTCGGCGTGTACGGCGCCACCTACAACATGTTCCCTCTCGGCCGCCTGTTCGAGCGGAACATCAATCTGCGCATGGGCCAAGCCCCCGTCATCCACTACATGCCCGAGCTGTACAAGCAGATCAAGGAAGGCGTGTTCGATCCGACGGATATCATCACCCATCGGCTGCCGCTCAGCGAGGCGGAGCATGGATACGATGTCTTCGATACCAAGAAGGAAGACTGCATCAAGGTCGTCTTGAAGCCGTAA
- a CDS encoding VTT domain-containing protein, with amino-acid sequence MNKLKWLSAAGYAAVLAAVYFYHQPIIAWMKAGDAPAALMALAAAGFAFFPIVPYGIVIGALGYMYGPLAGGLISLFGAWTAALLMFGALRYFFQDKGRQWLGKVRQLDGFVRMTERHPFLSILIARMIPVIPQYAVNAYAAVAGIPFALYAAASALGKVPAMLIYAYAGQSLATHPSRIFALAVGYIAFLGLVLIAYRRLASRS; translated from the coding sequence ATGAACAAACTCAAATGGCTGTCGGCAGCCGGATATGCCGCCGTTCTGGCGGCCGTCTACTTCTATCATCAGCCGATCATCGCCTGGATGAAGGCCGGCGACGCCCCGGCGGCGCTGATGGCTCTTGCGGCGGCAGGCTTCGCTTTCTTTCCGATCGTTCCTTACGGAATCGTCATCGGCGCGCTCGGCTATATGTACGGTCCGCTTGCGGGGGGACTCATCAGCCTGTTCGGGGCATGGACGGCGGCGCTGCTGATGTTCGGCGCGCTGCGTTATTTTTTTCAGGACAAGGGACGCCAGTGGCTGGGCAAGGTCAGGCAGCTGGACGGCTTCGTGCGCATGACGGAGCGGCATCCCTTCTTGTCCATCCTGATCGCGAGGATGATTCCGGTCATTCCTCAGTATGCGGTCAACGCATACGCCGCGGTCGCGGGAATTCCGTTCGCGCTGTACGCTGCGGCCTCGGCGCTCGGCAAGGTGCCGGCCATGCTTATCTATGCTTACGCCGGCCAAAGCCTTGCCACCCATCCCTCCCGCATCTTCGCGCTGGCCGTCGGGTATATCGCCTTTCTCGGGCTGGTCCTGATCGCCTACAGGCGTCTGGCGTCGCGTTCGTGA
- a CDS encoding DUF4385 domain-containing protein: MTAEKGEKGREFDYGMDYAAIDFRRQPELYTVGRGEQGVLMIEPYKSEILPFWRFKTPEAAEESSRKILELFRGYKEKAEFPGMDMARKFLQMGYTRARRYANHRSGRKYDPVTGKELPREIDETKARSAAVFKEAWDSAKKDPDYIRMKQEHIINHEQEG; the protein is encoded by the coding sequence ATGACCGCGGAAAAGGGGGAGAAAGGTAGGGAATTCGACTACGGAATGGATTACGCTGCCATCGATTTCCGCCGTCAGCCCGAGCTGTACACCGTCGGCAGGGGAGAGCAGGGCGTGCTCATGATCGAGCCGTACAAGAGCGAGATTCTTCCATTTTGGCGCTTCAAAACACCCGAAGCCGCGGAGGAGTCCTCCCGGAAAATTCTGGAGCTGTTTCGAGGCTATAAGGAAAAAGCTGAATTTCCCGGCATGGACATGGCGCGCAAATTTCTGCAGATGGGTTATACGAGAGCGAGAAGGTACGCCAATCATCGAAGCGGCCGCAAATACGATCCGGTGACGGGAAAGGAATTGCCGCGGGAAATCGACGAGACGAAGGCCCGTTCCGCAGCTGTTTTCAAGGAAGCCTGGGATTCAGCCAAGAAAGACCCGGATTATATTCGGATGAAGCAGGAGCATATAATCAATCACGAGCAGGAAGGGTAG
- a CDS encoding TrkA C-terminal domain-containing protein has protein sequence MGYAFIALYLLIILMVLRLSTILLVMTGMEPSQSSFQAASMLTGAGFTTSESELVLRHPVRRRIGLALILFGAFSLAVLVSVISSLISENDHMSVLASVAALLACAWLLLRVPAANRRVAHWIANRVPSHTEGAPLPVEELADDLHQEDVMGVQIAADSPWLGLTLREALPEGEEIVPLAIKRDGRKIRKDRWETPIEAGDFVLLYGEEEAIQASCRAVSASEDAPRRSADDRGKGGER, from the coding sequence ATGGGCTATGCCTTTATCGCGCTTTATTTGCTGATCATCCTGATGGTGCTCCGACTAAGCACGATCCTGCTCGTCATGACCGGGATGGAGCCGAGCCAGTCCAGCTTCCAGGCGGCTTCCATGCTGACAGGGGCTGGCTTCACGACGTCCGAATCCGAGCTCGTCCTGCGCCATCCTGTCCGACGGAGGATCGGCCTGGCGCTCATTTTATTCGGCGCCTTCTCCCTCGCGGTGCTGGTCTCCGTCATCAGCAGCCTCATCTCCGAGAACGACCATATGTCCGTGCTGGCGTCTGTGGCGGCGCTGCTCGCCTGTGCCTGGCTGCTCCTGAGAGTGCCTGCGGCCAACCGGCGAGTCGCCCACTGGATCGCGAACCGGGTTCCATCCCATACGGAAGGAGCTCCGTTGCCGGTGGAGGAGCTGGCGGACGACCTGCATCAGGAGGACGTCATGGGCGTCCAGATCGCGGCGGATTCGCCATGGCTCGGCTTGACCTTGAGGGAAGCTCTGCCCGAGGGAGAGGAGATCGTCCCTCTGGCCATCAAGCGGGACGGCCGCAAAATCCGCAAGGACCGTTGGGAGACGCCGATCGAAGCCGGCGACTTCGTGCTGCTGTATGGCGAGGAGGAAGCGATCCAGGCTTCTTGCCGGGCGGTTTCGGCTTCCGAGGACGCGCCAAGGAGGAGTGCCGATGACCGCGGAAAAGGGGGAGAAAGGTAG